Proteins encoded in a region of the Apilactobacillus apisilvae genome:
- a CDS encoding tetratricopeptide repeat protein — protein MENNDEKLKNRQSQVQKEHEKRQKKADKTLHNLVTDIDEHPHDYRTYYDLGAFLVELHNFTQAEELMMKALGLFANQSKKAKEVLTYGLGNVYYAAGEFDKSIEQFNSLSSSDLKSDSYIMLAQSYMGKKDYKKAVVFALTAQGFRRQDPDVNYLLGSSLMALGNFSEAAQFLDTTLKAQPKNGKANFDRGIVAMVLGENFSNYFNKSKKYDEKYFNDGQKRLSDIEKYIQAKQSKK, from the coding sequence ATGGAAAATAATGATGAAAAGTTAAAAAATAGACAATCTCAAGTTCAAAAAGAACATGAAAAAAGACAAAAAAAAGCTGACAAAACTTTACACAATTTAGTTACTGATATTGATGAACACCCACATGATTATCGAACTTATTATGATTTAGGTGCTTTTTTAGTTGAATTGCATAATTTTACTCAAGCAGAAGAGCTAATGATGAAAGCCTTGGGATTATTTGCAAATCAAAGTAAAAAAGCTAAAGAAGTTTTAACTTATGGCTTAGGGAATGTTTACTATGCTGCTGGTGAATTTGATAAATCGATTGAACAATTTAATTCTTTGAGTAGTTCAGATCTTAAATCAGATTCATATATTATGTTAGCTCAAAGTTATATGGGAAAAAAAGATTACAAAAAAGCGGTTGTTTTTGCTTTAACTGCACAAGGATTTAGAAGACAAGATCCAGATGTTAACTATCTTTTAGGAAGTAGTTTAATGGCATTGGGAAATTTTTCTGAAGCTGCTCAATTTTTAGATACAACATTAAAAGCCCAACCTAAAAATGGTAAAGCTAATTTTGATCGTGGAATTGTTGCAATGGTTTTAGGCGAAAATTTTAGTAATTATTTTAATAAATCTAAAAAATATGATGAAAAATATTTCAATGATGGTCAAAAGCGTTTATCTGATATCGAAAAATATATTCAAGCTAAACAAAGCAAAAAATAA
- a CDS encoding NUDIX hydrolase — protein sequence MNLEEKVIKVEPKYKGSIIDVEKQTVKLPNGDTSTRDVVHHSKAVGILVITKSNKMLLERQWRAPISKSTLEIPAGKVDNRDDTSKHAAIRELNEETRYHANNLKRITGFYSTVGFSDEYMDLYMATDLEPVSDELPRDQGEYLNIDEYTLEEAMNLIDSGKIEDAKTITAIFYWKLLQKK from the coding sequence ATGAATTTAGAAGAAAAAGTAATCAAAGTTGAACCTAAATACAAAGGTTCAATTATTGACGTTGAAAAACAAACAGTTAAATTACCTAATGGAGATACATCCACAAGAGATGTTGTTCATCATTCAAAAGCTGTTGGCATTCTTGTTATTACTAAATCTAATAAAATGTTATTAGAAAGACAATGGCGTGCACCAATTTCCAAATCAACATTGGAAATACCAGCTGGTAAGGTAGACAATCGTGATGATACATCAAAACATGCTGCAATTAGAGAACTTAATGAAGAAACTAGATATCATGCCAATAATTTAAAAAGAATTACTGGATTTTATTCTACTGTTGGATTTTCTGATGAATATATGGATCTTTATATGGCAACTGATTTGGAACCAGTTAGTGACGAACTTCCACGTGATCAGGGAGAATATTTAAATATTGATGAATACACTTTGGAAGAAGCAATGAATTTAATTGACAGTGGTAAAATTGAAGATGCAAAAACAATTACTGCAATTTTCTACTGGAAGTTGTTACAAAAAAAGTAG
- the ileS gene encoding isoleucine--tRNA ligase, which yields MRVKDTLNLGKTKFKMRGNLPVKEVERQKTWEENQVYELRQKLNQGKPSFILHDGPPYANGDIHMGHAMNKISKDFIVRYKSMNGFRSPYVPGWDTHGLPIEQKLTQAGYDRKKMSTNDFRKLCHDYALKQVERQKDEFKRLGVSAEWDNPYLTLKPEFEAAEIRVFGKMAEKGLIYRGKKPVIWSWSSESALAEAEVEYHDITSPTAFYAEKVIDGKGVLDEDNTYMVVWTTTPWTIPASEGITIDAGFNYSVVKPEDDDRQFVLATELVEKDAETFGWKNYEIVKTVKGQELEGVLAQHPFMDRKILTMLGDFVTIDTGTGLVHTAPGFGEDDYNVGKANGLDIFVDVDAQGYLTKEAGKDFEGVFYDDANEIALDKLKEKNLLLKEEPVVHSYPFDWRTKKPVIYRATDQWFASVDKIKDNILNAIEDVDFKPGWGKKRLHNMIKDRGDWVISRQRVWGVPLPIFYGEDGEAIITKETTSHVADLFAKHGSDIWFEKEAKDLLPDGFTSEHSPNGKFTKENDIMDVWFDSGSSHQGVCAERDYLTYPADLYLEGSDQYRGWFNSSLITSVAYDNKAPYKQLLSQGFTLDGNGHKMSKSLGNTIAPIDVIKKMGAEIVRLWVTSVDTSADVRVSMENFVKVSDSYKKIRNTVRYMLANTSDFDPKEDTVEFADMAPVDQYMLVKLNKFISEVKNDYDNYDFLSLNRKLQSFINSDLSAFYLDFAKDILYIDAKDSLSRRSMQTVLYDAVVSITKLITPILPHTAEEIWPFLKESEDFVQLSEMPEVKHFDNEDAIFDNWSQFMKLRDDVLKALEEARDDKLIGKASEANLSLYLSGETKSLFDKLDANVQQILMVSQMSIDTIDNAPEDAQNFRNELAIKVDHAEGDTCERCRLISTDVGSDADYPKFCGRCAKIVRANFPETASEGFEEK from the coding sequence ATGCGAGTAAAAGATACATTAAATTTAGGAAAAACTAAGTTTAAAATGCGCGGTAATTTACCAGTTAAAGAAGTAGAACGTCAAAAAACATGGGAAGAAAACCAAGTATATGAATTAAGACAAAAGTTAAATCAAGGCAAACCATCATTTATTCTTCATGATGGACCTCCATATGCTAATGGTGATATTCATATGGGTCATGCGATGAACAAAATTTCAAAAGATTTTATTGTTAGATATAAGTCGATGAATGGATTTAGATCACCATATGTTCCCGGTTGGGATACTCATGGACTACCAATTGAACAAAAATTAACTCAAGCGGGTTATGACCGTAAAAAAATGTCAACTAATGATTTTAGAAAATTATGTCATGATTATGCTTTAAAACAAGTGGAACGTCAAAAAGATGAATTTAAACGTTTAGGTGTTTCAGCTGAATGGGACAATCCATATTTAACTTTAAAACCAGAATTTGAGGCAGCTGAAATTCGCGTCTTTGGTAAAATGGCTGAAAAAGGATTAATTTATCGTGGTAAAAAACCAGTTATTTGGTCATGGTCTTCAGAATCAGCATTAGCTGAAGCCGAAGTTGAATATCATGATATTACTTCTCCAACTGCTTTTTATGCTGAAAAAGTTATCGATGGTAAAGGAGTATTGGATGAAGATAATACTTACATGGTTGTTTGGACAACTACTCCTTGGACAATTCCAGCTTCTGAAGGGATTACAATTGATGCTGGATTCAACTATTCAGTTGTTAAACCAGAAGATGATGATCGACAATTTGTTTTAGCAACTGAATTAGTAGAAAAAGATGCTGAAACATTTGGCTGGAAAAATTATGAAATTGTTAAAACTGTAAAAGGTCAAGAACTTGAAGGTGTTCTTGCTCAACATCCATTTATGGACCGTAAGATCCTTACTATGCTTGGTGACTTTGTTACTATCGATACAGGTACAGGTTTAGTTCATACTGCTCCTGGATTTGGTGAAGATGATTACAATGTTGGTAAAGCTAATGGATTAGATATTTTTGTTGATGTTGATGCGCAAGGTTATTTGACCAAAGAAGCGGGGAAAGATTTTGAAGGTGTCTTTTATGATGATGCTAATGAAATCGCTTTGGATAAATTAAAAGAAAAGAATCTATTGTTAAAGGAAGAACCAGTTGTTCATAGTTATCCATTTGACTGGCGTACTAAAAAACCAGTTATTTATCGTGCAACTGATCAATGGTTTGCTTCCGTTGATAAGATTAAAGATAATATTTTAAATGCAATTGAAGATGTTGATTTTAAACCAGGATGGGGTAAAAAACGTCTTCATAATATGATTAAAGATCGTGGCGATTGGGTTATCTCTAGACAACGTGTTTGGGGAGTACCTCTTCCAATTTTCTATGGTGAAGATGGCGAAGCTATCATCACTAAAGAAACTACTAGTCATGTTGCCGACTTATTTGCTAAACATGGTTCAGATATTTGGTTTGAAAAAGAAGCTAAAGATCTATTACCTGATGGTTTTACTAGTGAACATTCACCAAATGGTAAATTTACTAAAGAAAATGATATTATGGATGTTTGGTTTGATTCCGGTTCATCACACCAAGGTGTCTGTGCTGAAAGAGACTACCTAACTTATCCTGCAGATTTGTATTTGGAAGGATCTGATCAATATCGTGGTTGGTTTAATTCTAGTTTAATTACAAGTGTTGCATATGATAACAAGGCTCCATACAAACAATTACTATCTCAAGGATTTACCCTTGATGGTAATGGTCATAAAATGAGTAAGTCACTAGGTAACACTATCGCACCAATTGACGTAATTAAGAAGATGGGTGCAGAAATCGTTCGTTTATGGGTAACCTCAGTTGATACTTCTGCTGATGTTCGTGTATCAATGGAAAACTTTGTTAAGGTGTCTGATTCATATAAAAAGATCAGAAATACAGTTAGATATATGTTAGCTAATACTTCTGATTTTGATCCTAAAGAAGATACTGTAGAATTTGCTGATATGGCACCTGTTGATCAATATATGCTGGTAAAATTAAATAAATTTATTAGTGAAGTTAAAAATGATTATGATAATTATGATTTTCTAAGTCTAAATCGTAAGTTACAATCATTCATTAACTCTGATTTATCTGCATTCTATCTTGATTTTGCAAAAGATATTTTATATATTGATGCAAAAGATAGTTTAAGTAGAAGATCTATGCAAACTGTTTTATATGATGCAGTTGTTTCTATTACAAAATTAATTACACCAATTCTTCCTCATACTGCCGAAGAAATTTGGCCATTCTTAAAAGAATCAGAAGATTTTGTACAATTATCTGAAATGCCAGAAGTTAAACATTTTGATAATGAAGATGCTATTTTCGATAATTGGTCACAATTTATGAAGCTTCGTGATGATGTACTAAAGGCTTTAGAAGAAGCCCGTGATGATAAATTAATTGGTAAAGCTTCTGAAGCTAATTTATCATTATATTTAAGTGGTGAAACTAAGTCATTATTTGATAAATTAGATGCAAATGTTCAACAAATCTTGATGGTTTCTCAAATGTCTATCGATACTATTGATAATGCACCAGAAGATGCACAAAACTTTAGAAATGAATTAGCTATTAAAGTTGATCATGCTGAAGGGGATACTTGTGAGCGTTGTCGTTTAATTAGTACTGATGTTGGATCTGATGCTGATTATCCTAAATTCTGTGGTCGTTGCGCTAAAATCGTTCGTGCAAACTTCCCAGAAACTGCATCTGAAGGATTTGAAGAAAAATAA
- a CDS encoding YlmH family RNA-binding protein encodes MNNNVKQHFRKEESSFVDSSDDLANDSINQYRPILTKFLNPREIYILKTVVNSYSGLNISTFGGYYGSEMKRAILYPEYFSPEQEDFNVVAFNIDYPEKFSNLKHSKVLGTLMGSGIDRSTIGDILTDGCNWQFLCTKEISEYLQMSLDRIGKIKVSIQKISLDNIITPENDWEERHLILSSFRVDNIISTSFHISRNDAKTLVNHNKVHLNWTLHDHPDTEMSVNDVISVRRYGRVKLESKDGETKKGKSKAFISILKK; translated from the coding sequence ATGAACAATAATGTTAAACAACATTTTAGAAAAGAAGAAAGTTCTTTTGTTGATTCAAGTGATGATTTAGCTAATGATTCTATAAATCAATATCGTCCGATATTAACTAAATTTTTAAATCCTAGAGAAATCTATATATTAAAAACTGTTGTTAATAGCTATTCAGGGCTTAATATTTCGACTTTTGGTGGGTATTATGGTTCTGAAATGAAAAGAGCTATTTTATACCCTGAATATTTTTCTCCAGAACAAGAAGATTTTAATGTTGTTGCTTTTAATATTGATTATCCAGAAAAATTTTCTAATTTAAAGCATAGTAAAGTATTAGGAACTTTAATGGGGTCTGGTATTGATCGTTCTACAATTGGTGATATTTTGACTGATGGCTGTAATTGGCAATTTTTGTGTACTAAAGAAATATCGGAATATTTGCAAATGTCTTTAGATAGAATTGGAAAAATTAAAGTATCTATTCAAAAAATTTCTTTAGACAATATCATTACTCCAGAAAATGATTGGGAAGAAAGACATTTAATATTGTCTTCATTCAGAGTGGATAATATTATATCTACTTCTTTTCATATTTCTAGAAATGATGCCAAGACACTAGTAAATCATAATAAAGTACATTTAAATTGGACTTTGCATGATCATCCTGATACTGAGATGTCAGTCAATGATGTTATTTCTGTTAGAAGGTACGGTAGGGTCAAGCTGGAAAGTAAAGATGGAGAAACTAAAAAGGGTAAAAGTAAAGCTTTTATTTCAATATTAAAAAAGTGA
- a CDS encoding cysteine desulfurase family protein: MKEIYLDNAATTKIDDEVLADMYDKFKNVYGNASTLYGLGRRAHTILEDSRDIIAKSINAESDEIIFTSGGTESDNTAIMQTAEARKSLGNHIITTAIEHEAVLKPLSFLENNGFRVTYLPVDKNGQISIDDLKSALDDDTILVTIMTGNNEVGSHMPIHEIGKILKDHQAWFHTDAVQAYGLSNIDVKADYIDMLSTSAHKLNGPKMMGFLYRKEGISFPSFIKGGDQEDKRRAGTENIPAISGFATAVSLATPELKKKLHDRYVGFKRTIIETLKNNNIDFEVNGSMDNNNLQHVFNLWVKNVPTDLLQTNLDLDGIAVSSGSACTAGSIEPSHVLIAMYGKESPRISQSIRISFSKFTTDDDIDSFVTSLIRIVNRIKR, encoded by the coding sequence TTGAAAGAAATTTATTTAGACAATGCTGCTACTACTAAAATTGACGATGAAGTTTTAGCAGATATGTATGATAAATTTAAAAATGTATATGGTAATGCCTCAACTTTATATGGACTTGGTAGAAGAGCCCATACAATTCTAGAAGATAGTAGAGATATTATTGCTAAAAGTATTAATGCCGAATCAGATGAAATTATTTTTACTAGTGGTGGAACTGAAAGTGATAATACTGCAATTATGCAAACTGCTGAAGCTAGAAAAAGTTTAGGTAATCACATTATCACTACTGCAATTGAACACGAAGCAGTTTTAAAGCCATTATCTTTTCTTGAAAATAATGGATTCAGAGTAACTTATCTTCCGGTAGATAAAAATGGTCAAATCAGCATTGATGATTTGAAATCTGCTTTAGATGACGATACTATTTTAGTTACAATCATGACTGGTAATAACGAAGTGGGTTCACATATGCCAATTCATGAAATTGGGAAAATTTTAAAAGATCACCAAGCTTGGTTTCATACTGATGCAGTACAAGCCTATGGGCTATCAAATATTGATGTAAAAGCTGATTATATTGATATGTTATCTACTTCAGCGCATAAGCTGAATGGTCCTAAAATGATGGGATTTTTGTATCGTAAAGAAGGAATTAGTTTTCCTAGTTTTATCAAGGGTGGAGATCAAGAAGATAAGCGTCGTGCTGGGACTGAAAACATTCCGGCTATTTCTGGCTTTGCAACAGCGGTTTCTTTAGCTACTCCTGAATTAAAGAAAAAATTACATGATCGTTATGTAGGATTTAAACGTACAATTATTGAAACATTAAAAAATAATAATATTGATTTTGAAGTTAATGGCTCTATGGACAACAATAACTTGCAGCATGTTTTTAATCTATGGGTTAAAAATGTTCCAACTGATCTATTACAAACTAATCTTGATTTAGATGGTATAGCTGTTTCTTCTGGGTCTGCATGTACTGCTGGTAGTATTGAACCATCACATGTTTTAATTGCAATGTATGGGAAAGAAAGTCCACGGATTAGTCAATCAATCAGAATTAGTTTTAGTAAATTTACTACTGATGATGATATTGATTCGTTTGTAACTTCTTTAATAAGAATTGTAAATCGGATAAAAAGATAG
- a CDS encoding DivIVA domain-containing protein, which translates to MVLSPQDIHNKEFSVKMRGYNIDEVNDYLDRIIKDYQLTLEDNETLKKKLNSVDEKLKQYDGMKDSLNQSIIVAQNAADNLRSEAKKESKTISEESQKKANKILDDATTKSNNIMKDASERAKSLLTVNDDLHKSTSEFKQKIRTLLQSQLDLLENNKWDQVINSSDDNYDNVLKKVNELDNYKQDSVKSTGKDELNDKKVTVFYPDGSFNIFE; encoded by the coding sequence ATGGTACTTAGTCCACAAGATATTCACAATAAAGAATTTTCAGTAAAAATGAGAGGTTATAATATTGATGAAGTTAATGATTATCTAGATCGTATTATTAAAGATTATCAATTAACTTTAGAAGATAATGAAACATTGAAGAAAAAGTTAAATTCAGTAGATGAAAAATTAAAACAATACGATGGAATGAAAGATTCTTTAAATCAATCAATCATAGTAGCTCAGAATGCTGCTGATAATTTGAGAAGTGAGGCTAAGAAGGAATCTAAGACTATTTCTGAAGAATCACAAAAAAAAGCTAATAAGATATTGGATGATGCAACAACTAAGTCAAATAATATAATGAAAGATGCTTCTGAACGTGCTAAATCATTATTAACTGTTAATGATGATTTGCATAAAAGTACTTCTGAGTTTAAACAAAAAATTAGGACTTTATTACAAAGCCAACTTGATTTACTAGAAAATAATAAATGGGATCAAGTAATTAATTCTTCAGATGATAATTATGATAATGTTTTGAAAAAGGTAAATGAGCTTGACAATTATAAACAAGATAGCGTAAAATCTACAGGTAAAGATGAATTGAATGATAAAAAAGTAACAGTATTTTATCCAGATGGTTCATTTAATATATTTGAATAG
- a CDS encoding cell division protein SepF: MASKFSFSKFFGMDEEEIPQKQDNHSIRDKQKIVSINDNKKSDSKISVFEPRIYSDVKVIAKKLINNYAVIINFDNADDKTTKRIIDFLNGVIFTIDGKIERISELVFLFSPHSYDVDGEFKKNINRRLN, encoded by the coding sequence ATGGCATCTAAATTTAGTTTTAGTAAATTTTTTGGTATGGATGAAGAAGAAATACCACAAAAACAAGACAATCATTCAATAAGAGATAAACAAAAGATAGTTTCTATTAATGATAATAAAAAAAGTGATAGTAAAATATCAGTTTTTGAACCTAGAATTTATTCTGATGTTAAGGTTATTGCTAAAAAATTAATTAATAACTATGCTGTAATTATTAACTTTGATAATGCTGATGATAAAACTACCAAAAGAATTATAGACTTTTTAAATGGTGTTATTTTTACTATTGATGGCAAAATTGAACGAATTTCCGAACTGGTCTTTTTATTTTCTCCACATAGTTATGATGTTGATGGTGAATTTAAGAAAAACATAAATCGAAGATTAAACTAA
- a CDS encoding 5'-methylthioadenosine/adenosylhomocysteine nucleosidase, which translates to MKFGILCAMDEEIKTLISSLDNDKQTNIHGVIFHEGNIFGKSVVLVKSGIGKVEAGSTTAMLITNFNVDIVINSGSAGGIGTGLSVGDVVISSETAYHDVDAKAAGYAYGQLPGQPARFEASKEWTSKVAEASENVGLNVKHGLIVTGDQFIASQSAIDNILKEFPDALSCEMEGAAVGQIANQFNIPYVVVRAMSDVGDEDADNSFDKFIIDAGKRSAKMLLNLFENK; encoded by the coding sequence ATGAAATTTGGAATTTTATGTGCAATGGATGAAGAAATTAAAACATTGATTTCTTCACTTGATAATGATAAGCAAACTAATATTCATGGAGTTATTTTTCATGAAGGAAATATTTTTGGAAAATCAGTTGTATTAGTTAAATCAGGAATTGGTAAGGTTGAAGCAGGATCTACTACTGCAATGCTAATTACTAATTTTAATGTTGATATTGTAATTAACTCTGGATCTGCTGGTGGAATTGGTACTGGATTATCAGTTGGTGATGTTGTTATTTCTAGTGAGACGGCATACCACGATGTTGATGCAAAAGCAGCCGGATATGCATATGGACAGTTACCTGGCCAACCAGCCAGATTTGAAGCTTCTAAAGAATGGACTAGTAAAGTAGCAGAAGCATCAGAAAATGTTGGTCTAAACGTGAAACATGGTCTGATAGTTACTGGAGATCAATTTATTGCTAGTCAAAGTGCAATCGACAATATCTTAAAAGAATTTCCAGATGCACTTTCATGTGAAATGGAAGGTGCTGCCGTTGGTCAAATTGCTAATCAATTTAACATTCCTTATGTTGTTGTGAGAGCTATGTCCGATGTTGGAGACGAGGATGCAGATAATAGTTTTGATAAATTTATTATTGATGCAGGTAAACGTTCTGCTAAGATGTTATTGAACCTATTTGAAAATAAATAA
- a CDS encoding DUF1831 domain-containing protein — MAFSTENKIDGDSNVYSINPSIKRYTLTDTGFSKTNAGNFAFEQSLDTEDPYKGIKLKITFKADLKSFKMSTVSGNGMNKVNIFKNTNKDNLIQQFQFLMNNFVEREVFIKK; from the coding sequence ATGGCTTTTTCAACTGAAAATAAAATTGATGGTGATTCTAATGTTTATTCAATTAATCCATCAATCAAACGTTATACATTAACTGATACTGGATTCAGTAAAACTAATGCAGGTAACTTTGCATTTGAACAATCTTTAGACACTGAAGATCCTTACAAAGGAATAAAGTTAAAAATCACCTTTAAGGCTGATTTAAAATCGTTCAAAATGTCTACAGTTAGTGGTAATGGAATGAATAAAGTTAATATTTTTAAAAATACTAATAAAGATAATTTAATTCAGCAATTTCAATTTTTAATGAATAATTTTGTTGAACGAGAAGTTTTTATTAAAAAATAA
- a CDS encoding cold-shock protein, which translates to MIKGKVNNFNPEHGFGFLKGQDKNKVFFHTSAVSNKKAADIKIGEAVEYQIAEGQKGQQAVKITFLEDNDSLKKD; encoded by the coding sequence ATGATAAAAGGAAAAGTTAACAATTTTAATCCGGAACATGGTTTTGGATTTTTAAAAGGGCAAGATAAAAATAAAGTATTCTTCCATACTTCTGCTGTAAGTAATAAAAAAGCAGCTGACATTAAAATTGGAGAAGCTGTTGAATATCAAATTGCTGAGGGACAAAAAGGCCAACAAGCGGTTAAAATTACTTTTTTAGAAGATAACGATTCATTGAAAAAAGATTAA
- the mnmA gene encoding tRNA 2-thiouridine(34) synthase MnmA produces the protein MTDNSKTRVVVGMSGGVDSSVSAYLLKQQGYDVIGVFMKNWDDTDENGVCTATEDYKDVAKVASEIGIPYYSVNFEKEYWDRVFTYFLEEYKKGRTPDPDVICNKEIKFRAFLDYALELGADYIATGHYSRLERDSQGHNHLLRGSDDNKDQTYFLSQLSAEQLDRVMFPIGDMEKPKVREIAKEAGLATADKKDSMGICFIGEKNFKSFLSNYLPATSGKMMTFDGEVKGTHDGLMYYTIGQRRGLGIGGDGTDNRPWFVVGKDLSKNILYVGKGYENKHLYADYLDASDIFWINDITNRGNDFRCTAKFRYRQTDVNVTVHLNDDGKSLRVIFDEPARAVTPGQAVVFYDGDECLGSGIIDAAFQNDKELQYI, from the coding sequence ATGACAGATAATAGTAAGACTCGTGTTGTTGTTGGAATGTCAGGTGGAGTAGATTCATCTGTTTCAGCTTATTTATTGAAGCAACAGGGTTATGATGTTATCGGGGTTTTTATGAAAAATTGGGATGATACCGATGAAAATGGAGTATGTACAGCAACTGAAGATTATAAAGATGTTGCTAAAGTTGCTTCTGAAATTGGGATTCCTTATTATTCTGTAAACTTTGAAAAAGAATATTGGGATCGTGTCTTTACTTATTTCTTAGAAGAATACAAGAAGGGTAGAACACCTGATCCAGATGTTATTTGTAATAAAGAAATTAAATTTAGAGCATTTTTAGATTATGCACTAGAATTAGGTGCTGATTATATTGCTACTGGCCACTATTCTCGTTTGGAAAGAGATAGTCAAGGGCATAACCATTTATTAAGAGGGAGTGACGATAATAAAGATCAAACCTACTTCTTAAGCCAATTGTCAGCTGAACAATTGGATCGTGTTATGTTCCCAATTGGTGATATGGAAAAACCAAAAGTTAGAGAAATCGCTAAAGAAGCAGGCCTTGCAACTGCTGATAAAAAAGATTCTATGGGAATTTGTTTTATCGGAGAAAAAAACTTTAAATCATTCTTAAGTAATTATTTACCTGCAACTTCAGGTAAAATGATGACTTTTGATGGTGAAGTTAAAGGTACTCATGATGGCTTAATGTACTATACAATTGGTCAACGTCGTGGCCTTGGTATCGGTGGCGATGGCACCGACAACCGTCCATGGTTTGTTGTTGGTAAAGATTTATCCAAAAATATTTTATACGTTGGTAAGGGATATGAAAATAAACATTTGTATGCTGATTATTTAGATGCCTCTGATATTTTCTGGATTAATGATATTACTAACCGTGGCAATGATTTTCGTTGTACTGCCAAGTTCCGTTATCGTCAAACTGATGTTAACGTTACAGTTCATTTGAATGATGATGGTAAGTCATTACGTGTCATTTTTGATGAACCGGCTAGAGCCGTTACTCCTGGTCAAGCAGTTGTTTTCTATGATGGCGATGAATGTTTAGGATCAGGCATTATTGATGCTGCTTTTCAAAATGACAAAGAATTACAATATATTTAA
- a CDS encoding histidine phosphatase family protein: MRLYFIRHGKTKWNLESRYQGAGGDSDLLQQSYNEMDKLATELKTIKFSHAYSSPIKRARLTANRVINQLDHRPNLSLWSRLEEFNLGKMEGQKFLDVEKKYPESFNNFRNHPEKYDAKEIGGESFSDVINRMRPAIQSIVKNNNDYSNVIIFSHGAALKAIINALLDTPIKDVRNRGGLANTSTTILETNDNGYSFHLIKWNDTDYLNKNLDKTDLI; the protein is encoded by the coding sequence TTGAGATTATATTTTATAAGACATGGCAAAACAAAATGGAATTTAGAAAGTCGTTATCAAGGTGCAGGAGGCGATTCTGATTTATTGCAACAAAGTTATAATGAGATGGATAAATTAGCTACTGAACTGAAGACAATTAAATTTTCACATGCATATTCTAGTCCAATTAAACGGGCCAGATTAACTGCTAACAGGGTAATTAATCAATTAGATCATCGACCTAATTTATCTTTATGGAGCCGTTTAGAAGAGTTCAATTTAGGTAAAATGGAAGGCCAAAAGTTTTTGGATGTAGAAAAGAAATATCCTGAATCTTTTAATAATTTTAGGAATCATCCGGAAAAGTATGATGCTAAGGAAATTGGTGGAGAAAGCTTTTCTGATGTTATTAATAGAATGCGGCCTGCAATTCAATCAATAGTTAAAAATAATAATGATTATAGTAACGTAATTATTTTTAGTCATGGTGCTGCGCTTAAAGCCATTATTAATGCACTATTGGATACCCCAATTAAAGATGTTAGAAATCGTGGTGGATTAGCTAATACTAGCACCACCATTTTAGAAACTAATGATAATGGTTACAGCTTTCATTTAATTAAATGGAACGATACTGACTATTTAAATAAGAATTTAGATAAGACTGACTTAATATAG